The Paenibacillus sp. MBLB1832 genome has a window encoding:
- a CDS encoding CopG family ribbon-helix-helix protein, with protein MSNAHNTKRIMISLPDNLLQEVDGIVEKENSNRSEFIRQAMKLYLIERKKRSLRESMQRGYMEMAKINLSMASEAFQAEEEADGTLDRLVSGV; from the coding sequence GTGAGTAATGCGCATAATACGAAAAGGATCATGATTAGCTTGCCTGACAATCTGTTGCAGGAAGTGGACGGGATTGTTGAGAAGGAGAACTCCAACCGGAGTGAATTCATTCGTCAGGCAATGAAGCTGTATTTAATTGAACGCAAAAAGCGCAGTCTACGCGAATCCATGCAGCGTGGGTATATGGAAATGGCGAAAATAAATCTCAGCATGGCATCTGAAGCTTTTCAAGCGGAGGAAGAAGCGGACGGAACGCTTGATCGCTTAGTAAGCGGGGTGTAA
- the alr gene encoding alanine racemase encodes MDAFYRPTWVEISLDALRSNIEQFQKVLPAGMKQMAVVKADAYGHGAVEVSKEVLAAGVDYLGVAFFDEALELRNAGITAPILVLGYTPPEGINRARALDVTIAVYSRDVLEALKEQSRKPENATQKKLKIHIKLDTGMGRLGLHTEADAIPFIEEALTLPNVEVEGLFTHYANADEVDKTYTLEQYARFERIVSYFTDQGVAFPYIHAGNSAAAIDLPGLTYSMVRLGISMYGLYPSKDVDQSKIELKPVLSLKTGIVHLKTLPAGSGVSYGTIYHTKGDERIGTLPIGYADGYSRMLSGKAEVLVRGKRVPIVGRICMDQCMINVTDVPDVQALDEVVLIGEQEGERISAEDVADQLGTINYEIICMISHRVARVYVRNGERVEALNPLMRHRY; translated from the coding sequence GTGGATGCATTTTATCGGCCCACGTGGGTAGAAATTTCATTGGATGCGCTGCGAAGCAACATTGAACAATTTCAGAAGGTACTGCCTGCAGGGATGAAACAGATGGCAGTCGTTAAAGCGGATGCTTACGGACACGGGGCAGTAGAGGTATCCAAAGAGGTTCTCGCCGCGGGCGTTGACTATTTGGGTGTTGCTTTCTTTGATGAAGCGCTGGAACTTCGAAACGCTGGGATAACCGCACCCATTTTGGTTCTAGGTTATACGCCGCCAGAAGGGATTAATCGTGCGCGAGCACTGGATGTCACGATTGCCGTATATAGCCGAGATGTGTTAGAAGCGCTCAAAGAGCAAAGTCGTAAGCCTGAGAACGCAACTCAGAAAAAGTTGAAAATCCATATCAAGCTGGATACAGGGATGGGGCGGCTCGGTTTGCATACAGAAGCAGATGCGATCCCTTTTATTGAGGAAGCGCTGACGCTGCCGAATGTGGAAGTAGAAGGCCTGTTTACCCATTATGCAAATGCCGATGAAGTGGATAAGACGTATACACTCGAGCAATACGCTCGCTTTGAGCGAATCGTGAGCTATTTTACTGATCAAGGTGTCGCGTTTCCTTATATTCATGCGGGGAACAGCGCGGCGGCGATCGATTTGCCAGGATTAACGTATTCGATGGTGCGTTTGGGAATTTCCATGTATGGCTTATACCCCTCCAAGGATGTCGATCAATCGAAGATCGAGCTGAAGCCTGTGCTGAGTCTCAAAACAGGGATTGTCCACCTCAAAACGCTGCCAGCAGGCTCAGGCGTAAGCTACGGAACGATCTATCATACCAAAGGGGATGAGAGGATCGGAACGCTGCCGATTGGCTATGCGGATGGGTATTCGAGAATGCTTTCAGGCAAAGCAGAGGTACTGGTCCGAGGCAAAAGAGTGCCGATCGTCGGTCGCATTTGTATGGATCAATGTATGATCAATGTAACGGACGTACCTGACGTGCAGGCCTTAGATGAGGTTGTACTCATTGGTGAGCAGGAAGGAGAGCGGATTTCCGCGGAGGATGTCGCTGACCAGCTGGGGACGATCAATTATGAAATCATTTGCATGATTTCACATCGGGTTGCCCGTGTATACGTGCGAAACGGGGAACGTGTCGAGGCTCTAAACCCGCTAATGCGTCATCGCTACTAG
- a CDS encoding Tex family protein, which translates to MANVEELNVKAGSEGQQPKASEYEEPREKLQISEEKKAEIQERILKQISAELGLPAGKVKTTMGLLDEGNTIPFIARYRKEMTGELDENQLRDIEERLQYLRNLEDRKIEVVRLIDEQGKLTDELRTAIERAAKLQEIEDLYRPYRQKRKTRASVAKERGLEPLAMWIWKQPRQGSLELEAERYVNVDKGVGSAAEAIQGAMDILAENIADDAKIRAWVRRYTQDNGILRTEAKDAKAESVYEMYYAYQEPVKRMPPHRILAINRGEREEILKVGLDVQADKIHDFMLRQIVRGDSVVRDVLRSIVEDAYKRLIAPSIEREVRGEMTEMGEEQAIKIFAENLRNLLLQAPVKGHVVLGVDPAYRTGCKLAVIDDTGKMLEIAVTYPTPPNNKVAEAKAKFKQLISKYSVELIVIGNGTASRETEQFVAELIGEIKERKLKYLIVSEAGASVYSASKLAQTEFPELDVAERSAISIARRLQDPLAELVKIEPKAIGVGQYQHDVSQKRLDENLKAVVESAVNHVGVDLNTASPSLLSYVSGVNATLAKNIVKYREENGKFSSRQELSKVPRLGAKSFEQCVGFMRIPGGRNPLDNTPIHPESYDVVDRLFKELRVELAQLGSQQLLALLGTVEPEELAPKLGVGVPTLRDILDSLQRPGRDPRDEVPAPIFRTDVLQLEDLVPGMELTGTVRNVIDFGAFVDIGIKNDGLVHISQLKNGFVKHPMDVVSVGDIVQVWVLNVDQKKGRVGLTMKKPQQ; encoded by the coding sequence ATGGCGAACGTGGAAGAACTCAATGTGAAAGCAGGGTCAGAAGGGCAACAACCCAAAGCAAGTGAGTATGAGGAGCCTCGTGAGAAGCTGCAAATTTCGGAGGAGAAGAAGGCGGAGATTCAGGAGCGAATCCTAAAGCAAATCTCCGCTGAACTTGGGCTGCCAGCAGGCAAAGTGAAGACGACAATGGGCCTCTTGGATGAGGGCAATACGATCCCTTTTATTGCCCGTTACCGGAAGGAAATGACGGGGGAGCTGGACGAGAATCAGCTGCGGGATATCGAGGAGCGATTACAATACTTACGTAATCTCGAGGATCGGAAGATTGAAGTTGTCCGCCTGATCGATGAGCAGGGCAAGCTGACGGACGAGCTGCGCACGGCGATTGAACGAGCAGCGAAGCTGCAGGAAATCGAGGATTTGTACCGCCCTTACCGTCAGAAACGGAAGACCAGAGCGAGTGTTGCCAAGGAGCGCGGACTAGAGCCGCTGGCGATGTGGATATGGAAGCAGCCGCGTCAAGGCTCGCTGGAACTTGAAGCTGAGCGCTACGTCAACGTGGATAAGGGGGTTGGAAGCGCCGCAGAGGCAATTCAAGGCGCGATGGATATTCTAGCGGAGAATATCGCGGATGATGCGAAAATCCGGGCTTGGGTGCGCCGCTACACGCAGGATAACGGGATCTTACGGACAGAAGCGAAGGATGCCAAAGCAGAGTCCGTCTATGAGATGTACTACGCGTATCAAGAGCCTGTGAAGCGGATGCCGCCGCATCGGATTCTCGCGATTAATCGCGGGGAGCGGGAAGAGATTCTAAAGGTTGGCTTAGATGTGCAAGCTGACAAAATCCATGACTTCATGCTGCGTCAAATCGTAAGAGGCGATTCCGTGGTGCGTGACGTGCTGCGGTCGATTGTGGAAGACGCATATAAAAGATTGATCGCACCCTCGATCGAGCGCGAGGTGCGCGGCGAAATGACGGAGATGGGCGAGGAGCAGGCGATTAAGATTTTCGCGGAAAATCTGCGTAATCTGCTGCTGCAAGCGCCCGTCAAGGGCCATGTCGTCCTTGGTGTCGATCCAGCCTATCGGACAGGCTGTAAGCTGGCTGTCATCGACGACACCGGCAAAATGCTTGAAATCGCCGTCACCTACCCCACGCCACCGAACAATAAGGTGGCGGAAGCGAAGGCGAAGTTCAAGCAGTTGATCAGCAAATACAGCGTGGAGCTGATCGTGATCGGGAATGGAACGGCGTCCCGTGAAACGGAGCAGTTCGTTGCGGAGCTGATCGGTGAGATCAAGGAGCGGAAGCTCAAGTACTTGATCGTCAGCGAAGCGGGCGCGAGCGTATACTCAGCGTCGAAGCTGGCGCAGACGGAGTTTCCTGAGCTCGACGTGGCGGAGCGGAGCGCGATTTCGATCGCGCGGAGGCTGCAGGACCCGCTCGCGGAGCTTGTGAAAATCGAGCCGAAAGCAATCGGCGTCGGACAGTACCAGCATGACGTTTCGCAGAAACGTCTGGACGAGAACTTGAAGGCCGTTGTAGAATCGGCCGTTAACCATGTCGGGGTGGACTTGAACACGGCGTCCCCGTCCTTGCTGTCGTACGTGTCGGGGGTGAATGCGACACTGGCGAAAAACATCGTGAAGTATCGCGAGGAGAATGGCAAGTTCAGCTCCCGTCAGGAGCTGTCGAAGGTTCCGCGCCTCGGCGCGAAATCCTTCGAGCAGTGTGTCGGGTTCATGCGGATTCCAGGCGGCCGGAACCCGCTCGACAACACCCCGATCCATCCGGAGTCTTACGACGTGGTGGATCGGTTGTTCAAGGAGCTGCGCGTCGAGCTCGCGCAGCTGGGTTCACAGCAGCTGCTAGCGCTGCTGGGGACGGTGGAGCCAGAGGAACTGGCTCCGAAGCTGGGCGTAGGTGTCCCGACGCTGCGGGACATCCTAGACAGCCTGCAGCGGCCTGGGCGGGATCCGCGGGACGAAGTCCCCGCGCCGATCTTCCGCACCGACGTGCTGCAGTTGGAAGACCTTGTGCCGGGCATGGAATTGACCGGCACGGTACGCAACGTCATCGACTTCGGCGCCTTCGTCGATATCGGCATCAAGAACGATGGGCTGGTGCACATCTCCCAGCTCAAGAACGGCTTCGTGAAACATCCGATGGATGTCGTTTCCGTCGGGGATATCGTCCAAGTGTGGGTGCTTAACGTGGACCAGAAGAAAGGCCGCGTCGGCTTAACGATGAAAAAGCCACAACAATAG
- a CDS encoding type II toxin-antitoxin system PemK/MazF family toxin: MIVKRGDVFFADLSPVVGSEQGGVRPVLVIQNDIGNRFSPTVIVAAITAQIQKAKLPTHVEIDAETHGFDRDSVILLEQIRTIDKQRLTDKITHLDEETMRKVDDALQISVGLIEF; encoded by the coding sequence GTGATTGTGAAACGTGGCGATGTGTTTTTCGCAGATCTTTCGCCGGTTGTAGGGTCTGAGCAGGGTGGAGTCCGTCCTGTTCTAGTGATCCAGAATGATATCGGCAACCGCTTTAGCCCCACCGTGATTGTTGCAGCGATTACAGCACAAATCCAGAAGGCAAAGCTTCCTACGCATGTGGAAATTGATGCGGAAACGCACGGTTTCGATCGTGATTCGGTCATTCTGCTTGAGCAAATCAGAACGATCGATAAGCAAAGGCTAACGGACAAAATTACGCATTTGGATGAAGAAACGATGCGAAAGGTTGACGACGCTTTGCAAATAAGTGTGGGTCTGATAGAATTTTAA
- the rfbC gene encoding dTDP-4-dehydrorhamnose 3,5-epimerase — translation MKLTSTVIAGLLIIEPEVHEDHRGFFMESYHAGKLAELGITTTFVQDNHSLSEEVGVLRGLHYQLHPHAQTKLVRVISGAIYDVAVDIRPDSPTFGKWVGVTLSAANKRQLLVPQGFAHGFCTLEPRTQVLYKVDAYYSPQHERGILWNDPAIGITWPTTSPILSQKDEKHPLLKVAEIHF, via the coding sequence ATGAAGCTCACGTCCACAGTGATTGCGGGCCTTCTTATTATTGAACCTGAGGTGCATGAGGATCATCGGGGCTTTTTTATGGAAAGTTACCATGCCGGGAAGCTGGCGGAGTTAGGGATTACTACAACATTTGTACAGGATAATCATTCACTTTCAGAAGAAGTTGGTGTGCTGCGCGGCTTGCATTATCAATTGCATCCGCATGCACAAACAAAGCTGGTTCGTGTGATATCAGGCGCGATCTATGATGTGGCAGTTGATATTCGTCCAGATTCCCCGACTTTTGGCAAGTGGGTTGGAGTCACGCTAAGCGCCGCGAATAAGCGGCAATTGTTAGTCCCGCAGGGCTTTGCCCATGGGTTCTGTACGTTGGAGCCGCGGACCCAGGTGTTGTACAAGGTGGATGCCTATTATTCACCACAGCATGAACGAGGAATTCTGTGGAATGATCCGGCTATCGGCATAACGTGGCCGACAACCAGCCCTATTTTATCCCAAAAGGATGAAAAGCATCCGTTACTAAAGGTTGCGGAGATTCATTTTTGA
- a CDS encoding LolA family protein: protein MGKRDAGSIVKDLDHVMGKSSSYQASGSMILNTGQQPQEYQVEVAFSPEHFYRISLTNATKDVTQIVLRNEEGVFVLTPHLKKSFRFQSEWPENQGQVYLFQSLAKSIIADKDRQFTTEKDAYVFDVAANYQNEQLSRQKIWLNKKTLAPSQVQVSDANQNVLVQVTFTNFEFDTKFDKDYFQMERNMTSWNMQQTMPTMSDVAATGADHPSDKSVTDKNLSATGGQSDQSKTQADSKAAGATKPDASKSAQTTAKAQSIGIVEPYYLPKDVVKQDISDMKLGQDAAVLLRYKGKYNFNLIEVRPQAKAVALQPGDIVDLGFTIGVLTGADAKDGARTLTWTNDGVEYRMFSGDMPTNEMIQVAMATDGQSGK from the coding sequence ATGGGGAAAAGGGATGCAGGATCTATCGTCAAGGATTTGGATCATGTGATGGGCAAGTCGAGCAGCTATCAGGCATCAGGCAGTATGATTCTGAACACAGGGCAGCAGCCGCAGGAGTATCAGGTTGAGGTGGCGTTCTCGCCTGAGCATTTCTATCGGATTTCCCTTACGAATGCAACGAAAGATGTCACTCAGATTGTATTGCGCAATGAGGAAGGCGTGTTCGTGTTGACACCGCACCTCAAGAAGAGCTTCCGCTTCCAAAGCGAATGGCCAGAGAATCAAGGCCAAGTGTATCTGTTCCAATCGTTAGCGAAAAGCATTATCGCGGACAAGGATCGTCAATTTACGACGGAGAAGGATGCCTACGTATTTGACGTTGCCGCGAACTATCAGAATGAGCAGCTGTCCCGCCAGAAAATTTGGCTGAATAAGAAAACGCTGGCACCATCACAGGTGCAAGTCTCCGATGCGAATCAAAATGTGTTGGTGCAAGTGACGTTCACGAATTTTGAATTCGATACGAAGTTCGATAAGGATTATTTCCAAATGGAGCGCAACATGACGAGCTGGAACATGCAGCAAACAATGCCGACAATGTCCGATGTAGCGGCAACGGGTGCCGATCACCCAAGCGACAAATCGGTGACGGACAAAAATCTGTCCGCAACAGGCGGGCAATCTGACCAATCCAAGACACAAGCCGATTCGAAGGCGGCTGGGGCAACGAAACCAGACGCGAGCAAATCAGCACAAACAACGGCAAAAGCGCAAAGCATTGGTATCGTCGAGCCGTATTACTTGCCGAAGGATGTTGTGAAGCAGGACATCAGTGATATGAAGCTGGGTCAAGATGCTGCGGTTCTACTCAGATACAAAGGGAAATACAACTTTAATCTGATCGAGGTAAGACCTCAAGCGAAGGCCGTAGCGTTGCAGCCAGGCGATATCGTGGATCTCGGTTTTACGATCGGTGTTCTTACCGGAGCAGATGCTAAGGACGGAGCTAGAACGCTCACATGGACCAATGACGGAGTCGAGTACCGTATGTTCTCAGGCGATATGCCGACGAATGAAATGATTCAAGTAGCCATGGCGACAGACGGTCAGTCTGGTAAGTAG
- a CDS encoding YecA family protein, with protein sequence MTNMEEITWEQQRQFWENETKAFEVFLIEEGKLKEDTVKKHVFRMDFVMTEYFVRYEISYADVTGETIVDFVGRFLISHVLTTKESDIGAYLTSFKKWIQFLQTTSKISKEQYTSMIEVCKYKSYFDERFDEYMHADNDYALERWLNSNDIEYHIEQQTPPDKRKLKPLVVDTKLQQLWMDGRTAVPQIVSEFKAFLEAVRKGSNVKLSAARKHLPRKFWHELDEQLNMKLIRKPTLNQDQEPVFQFFFYVAIVLGMTVEGIQLEMNEKQVDSYLALSEQQQATILLDALWNRVNWGILQEVNEGGRPEDIQAWRRAIASVLASWPVKREHIVDQEWKKHRQSGILLDTGVDVFLHAVATVLVRFGLITATYPPESEMKYGSMRQPALMAVQESGNRVFRYFVNEAAYVLNSAPVAVAAEAKIGRNDPCSCGSGKKYKKCCL encoded by the coding sequence ATGACAAACATGGAAGAAATAACTTGGGAACAGCAACGACAGTTTTGGGAAAATGAGACGAAGGCTTTCGAAGTGTTTTTGATCGAAGAGGGGAAGTTAAAGGAAGACACTGTCAAGAAGCATGTGTTTCGCATGGATTTTGTGATGACAGAATACTTCGTGCGTTATGAAATTAGCTATGCGGATGTAACAGGTGAAACGATTGTCGATTTCGTAGGCAGATTCTTAATCAGTCATGTACTGACAACCAAGGAATCCGATATCGGAGCCTATTTGACTTCTTTCAAAAAGTGGATTCAATTCCTTCAAACGACATCAAAAATTTCAAAAGAACAATACACTTCAATGATTGAAGTTTGCAAATATAAATCGTATTTCGACGAACGATTCGATGAATACATGCACGCAGATAATGACTACGCCCTGGAGCGTTGGCTGAACTCCAACGACATCGAATATCACATCGAACAACAGACGCCGCCTGACAAAAGGAAGCTGAAACCGCTTGTAGTTGACACGAAGCTGCAGCAGCTTTGGATGGATGGGCGGACAGCAGTCCCGCAAATTGTATCTGAATTTAAAGCGTTTCTGGAAGCTGTTCGCAAGGGAAGCAACGTGAAGCTGTCCGCTGCGCGCAAGCATTTGCCTCGGAAGTTCTGGCACGAGCTGGATGAGCAGTTGAACATGAAGCTGATCCGCAAACCGACGTTAAATCAGGATCAGGAGCCTGTGTTTCAATTCTTTTTCTATGTAGCCATCGTGTTAGGCATGACGGTTGAAGGTATTCAGCTCGAGATGAACGAAAAGCAGGTCGATAGCTATTTGGCGCTTTCTGAGCAGCAACAAGCGACCATTCTCTTGGATGCGCTATGGAATCGAGTGAACTGGGGAATTCTGCAGGAAGTCAATGAGGGCGGTCGTCCCGAAGATATTCAGGCTTGGCGAAGAGCCATTGCGAGTGTATTAGCAAGCTGGCCAGTGAAGCGTGAACACATCGTAGATCAGGAATGGAAGAAGCATAGACAATCCGGCATCCTGCTGGATACGGGTGTAGATGTGTTTTTACACGCGGTTGCAACGGTGCTGGTGCGCTTTGGATTGATCACAGCAACGTATCCGCCTGAATCCGAAATGAAATATGGGTCTATGCGGCAGCCAGCCCTGATGGCAGTTCAAGAGTCAGGTAACCGCGTTTTTCGGTATTTTGTGAATGAAGCGGCTTACGTTTTGAATAGTGCCCCTGTGGCGGTTGCAGCAGAAGCCAAAATCGGACGTAATGACCCGTGCTCCTGCGGCAGCGGCAAAAAGTACAAAAAGTGCTGTTTATAA